In Apostichopus japonicus isolate 1M-3 chromosome 3, ASM3797524v1, whole genome shotgun sequence, a single genomic region encodes these proteins:
- the LOC139965376 gene encoding scavenger receptor cysteine-rich type 1 protein M130-like isoform X1: MTVLSRETFFLIITLSCWLCYSKVIQSIRLTGGPTENVGRVEVLVNGIWGTVCDDSWDIIDATVVCRQLGYPGAVRARSSALFGEGSGEGYGEGSGGGSGEGSVMIWLDNVACKKSSVSLQDCLKNDIGDINCDHGEDAAVECLPLEAASTVTPGIARIRLAGGSTPNAGRVEVYVNGEWGTVCDDSWDIIDAHVVCNQLGYPGAVRAESSAHYGEGSGRIWLDNVACAVSSLSLQDCPKSEIGDHNCNHKEDAGVECLPLDVPTTVAPGIARIRLAGGSIPNAGRVEVFVNGEWGTVCDDSWDITDAHVVCRQLGYPGAVRAELSAHYGEGSGRIWLDDVACAVSSLSLQDCLKSEIGDHNCDHKEDAGVECLPLEVPTTVAPGIASIRLAGGGSPNSGRVEVFVNGEWGTVCDDSWGITDAHVVCNQLGYPGAVRATSKAYYGEGSGRIWLDDVACGVSSLSLQDCPKSEIGDHNCNHKEDAGVECLPLEVPTTVAPGIASIRLAGGSSPNAGRVEVFVNGEWGTVCDDSWDITDAFVVCNQLGYPGAVRATSKAYYGEGSGRIWLDNVACAESSLSLQDCPKSEIGDHNCNHKEDAGVECLPLDVPTSVASGIASIRLAGGSSPNAGRVEVFVNGEWGTVCDHSWDITDANVVCRQLGYPGAVRARSSAHFGRGSGRIWLDDVACADSSLSLQDCPMSEIGVHNCNHKEDAGVKCLPLEVPTTVAPGIESIRLVDGSTPNAGRVEVFVNGEWGTVCDHSWDITDANVVCRQLGYPGAVRARSSAHFGRGSGRIWLDDVACADSSLSLQDCPMSEIGVHNCNHKEDAGVKCLPLEVPTTVAPGIASIRLVDGSTPNAGRVEVFVNGEWGTVCDHSWDITDAHVVCRQLGYPGAVRARSSAHYGEGSGRIWLDDVACADSSLSLQDCPMSEIGVHNCNHKEDAGVKCLPLEVPTTVAPGIASIRLVGGSSPNAGRVEVFVNGEWGTVCDNSWDINDAAVVCRQLGYPGAVRATSKAHYGEGSGRIWLDNVACGVSSLSLQDCPKSEIGDHNCNHKEDAGVECLPLEVPTTVAPGIASIRLAGGSIPNAGRVEVFVNGEWGTVCDDSWDITDAHVVCNQLGYPGAVRATSKAYYGEGSGRIWLDNVACGVSSLSLQDCPKSEIGDHNCNHKEDAGVECLPLEVPTTVAPGIESIRLAGGSTPNAGRVEVFVNGEWGTVCDDSWDITDAHVVCRQLGYPGAVRARSSAHYGEGSGRIWLDNVACGVSSLSLQDCPKSEIGDHNCNHKEDAGVECLPLEVPTTAAPVSPETLQFVVAPTDVTVEEGDVVQLFCEVNNEAASRFWFKGMSQISSEDSEESVHVTIDGNLIFVNTEVGFTGRYTCLARSPSGQEARASAFLTVTALHTATNVPSRQLYFLKRPEDTELALGDIVVFHCEVDDASAEITWFKDDIQIAQGLINGLVLLRDNSLIITDIEVHHHGTYKCVATSSDSRRAEVTARAYFPTSYVFDSKPGDATVFDGENHILTCSSSIATLQLSWLKDGSPLVYNQRTIEIVDRVLLRDVTADDSGLYVCVAADSEGHVVAQARAAVDVLPHTLNNDDCGIVSSPEVLEDANTRGVHSGRVVGGRDAGRGSAPWMARLFLREGLHGRGGFVCGGSLIDRQWVVTAAHCFNIIENLSARQLYVILGDHDTLATEDSQIYVLVEAFYLHEEYDINTFNNDIALIKLATPLQRYSSYVRPICLANRTIDRELLVVGVSGRVSGWGATTEGGAPSLYLQEVQIPFIPYPTCKVNFRPKYVFTKNMFCAGYERGGADACQGDSGGPYAVEKASRWFLMGIVSWGIGCGRHGSYGAYTRYSKYHQWVKRVITSY; the protein is encoded by the exons ATGACGGTATTAAGCAGAGAAACATTCTTCTTGATAATTACTTTGTCGTGTTGGTTGTGTTATTCAAAAG TCATTCAAAGCATTCGTCTCACTGGTGGACCAACGGAGAATGTTGGAAGAGTGGAAGTCTTGGTGAATGGAATATGGGGAACGGTTTGTGACGACTCATGGGATATTATTGATGCGACGGTTGTCTGTAGACAGCTTGGCTATCCAGGAGCTGTCCGGGCGAGATCTTCGGCGCTCTTTGGTGAAGGGTCTGGTGAAGGATATGGTGAAGGATCTGGAGGAGGATCTGGTGAAGGATCTGTAATGATCTGGTTAGATAATGTGGCATGCAAGAAGTCATCGGTTTCTTTACAAGACTGTCTTAAAAATGATATTGGAGACATTAATTGTGATCACGGTGAAGACGCTGCTGTGGAATGTTTACCATTGGAGGCTGCGTCAACTGTGACACCTG GCATTGCAAGAATTCGTCTTGCTGGTGGAAGTACACCAAATGCAGGTAGAGTCGAGGTATATGTGAATGGTGAATGGGGAACGGTTTGTGACGACTCGTGGGATATCATCGACGCGCATGTTGTCTGTAATCAGCTGGGCTATCCAGGAGCTGTCCGTGCGGAATCGTCAGCGCACTACGGTGAAGGATCTGGAAGGATTTGGTTAGATAATGTGGCATGTGCTGTGTCATCGCTTTCTTTACAGGACTGTCCTAAAAGTGAAATTGGGGATCACAATTGTAATCATAAAGAAGATGCTGGTGTTGAATGTTTACCCTTAGATGTTCCAACAACTGTTGCTCCAG GCATTGCAAGAATTCGTCTTGCTGGTGGAAGTATACCAAATGCAGGTAGAGTCGAGGTATTTGTGAATGGTGAATGGGGAACGGTTTGTGACGACTCGTGGGATATCACCGACGCGCATGTTGTCTGTAGACAGCTGGGCTATCCAGGAGCTGTTCGTGCGGAATTGTCAGCGCACTACGGTGAAGGATCTGGAAGGATTTGGTTAGATGATGTGGCATGTGCTGTGTCATCGCTTTCTTTACAGGACTGTCTTAAAAGTGAAATTGGAGATCACAATTGTGATCATAAAGAAGATGCTGGTGTTGAATGTTTACCCTTAGAGGTTCCAACAACTGTTGCTCCAG GCATTGCAAGTATTCGTCTTGCTGGTGGAGGTTCACCGAATTCAGGTAGAGTCGAGGTATTTGTGAATGGTGAATGGGGAACGGTTTGTGACGACTCGTGGGGTATCACCGACGCGCATGTTGTCTGTAATCAGCTGGGTTATCCAGGAGCTGTCCGTGCGACATCCAAAGCGTACTACGGTGAAGGATCTGGAAGGATTTGGTTAGATGATGTGGCATGTGGTGTGTCATCGCTTTCTTTACAAGACTGTCCTAAAAGTGAAATTGGAGATCACAATTGTAATCATAAAGAAGATGCTGGTGTTGAATGTTTACCCTTAGAGGTTCCAACAACTGTTGCTCCAG GCATTGCAAGTATTCGTCTTGCCGGTGGAAGTTCACCGAATGCAGGTAGAGTCGAAGTATTTGTGAATGGTGAATGGGGAACGGTTTGTGACGACTCGTGGGATATCACCGACGCGTTTGTTGTCTGTAATCAGCTGGGTTATCCAGGAGCTGTCCGTGCGACATCCAAAGCGTACTACGGTGAAGGATCTGGAAGGATTTGGTTAGATAATGTGGCATGTGCTGAGTCATCGCTCTCTTTACAAGACTGTCCTAAAAGTGAAATTGGGGATCACAATTGTAATCATAAAGAAGATGCTGGTGTTGAATGTTTACCCTTAGATGTTCCAACAAGTGTTGCTTCAG GCATTGCAAGTATTCGTCTTGCTGGTGGAAGTTCACCGAATGCAGGTAGAGTCGAAGTATTTGTGAATGGTGAATGGGGAACGGTTTGTGACCACTCGTGGGATATCACCGACGCGAATGTTGTCTGTAGACAGCTGGGCTATCCAGGAGCTGTCCGTGCGAGATCCTCGGCGCACTTTGGTAGAGGATCTGGAAGGATTTGGTTAGATGATGTGGCATGTGCTGATTCATCGCTTTCTTTACAAGACTGTCCTATGAGTGAAATTGGAGTTCACAATTGTAATCATAAAGAAGATGCTGGTGTTAAATGTTTACCTTTAGAGGTTCCAACAACTGTTGCTCCAG GCATTGAAAGTATTCGTCTTGTTGATGGAAGTACACCGAATGCAGGTAGAGTCGAAGTATTTGTGAATGGTGAATGGGGAACGGTTTGTGACCACTCGTGGGATATCACCGACGCGAATGTTGTCTGTAGACAGCTGGGCTATCCAGGAGCTGTCCGTGCGAGATCCTCGGCGCACTTTGGTAGAGGATCTGGAAGGATTTGGTTAGATGATGTGGCATGTGCTGATTCATCGCTTTCTTTACAAGACTGTCCTATGAGTGAAATTGGAGTTCACAATTGTAATCATAAAGAAGATGCTGGTGTTAAATGTTTACCTTTAGAGGTTCCAACAACTGTTGCTCCAG GCATTGCAAGTATTCGTCTTGTTGATGGAAGTACACCGAATGCAGGTAGAGTCGAAGTATTTGTGAATGGTGAATGGGGAACGGTTTGTGACCACTCGTGGGATATCACCGACGCGCATGTTGTCTGTAGACAGCTGGGCTATCCAGGAGCTGTCCGTGCGAGATCCTCGGCGCACTACGGTGAAGGATCTGGAAGGATTTGGTTAGATGATGTGGCATGTGCTGATTCATCGCTTTCTTTACAAGACTGTCCTATGAGTGAAATTGGAGTTCACAATTGTAATCATAAAGAAGATGCTGGTGTTAAATGTTTACCTTTAGAGGTTCCAACAACTGTTGCTCCAG GCATTGCAAGTATTCGTCTCGTTGGTGGAAGTTCACCGAATGCAGGTAGAGTCGAAGTATTTGTGAATGGTGAATGGGGAACGGTTTGTGACAACTCGTGGGATATCAACGACGCGGCGGTCGTCTGTAGACAGCTGGGTTATCCAGGAGCTGTCCGTGCGACATCCAAAGCGCACTACGGTGAAGGATCTGGAAGGATTTGGTTAGATAATGTGGCATGTGGTGTATCATCGCTTTCTTTACAAGACTGTCCTAAAAGTGAAATTGGAGATCACAATTGTAATCATAAAGAAGATGCTGGTGTTGAATGTTTACCCTTAGAGGTTCCAACAACTGTTGCTCCAG GCATTGCAAGTATTCGTCTTGCTGGTGGAAGTATACCAAATGCAGGTAGAGTCGAGGTATTTGTGAATGGTGAATGGGGAACGGTTTGTGACGACTCATGGGATATCACCGACGCGCATGTTGTCTGTAATCAGCTGGGTTATCCAGGAGCTGTCCGTGCGACATCCAAAGCGTACTACGGTGAAGGATCTGGAAGGATTTGGTTAGATAATGTGGCATGTGGTGTGTCATCGCTCTCTTTACAAGACTGTCCTAAAAGTGAAATTGGGGATCACAATTGTAATCATAAAGAAGATGCTGGTGTTGAATGTTTACCCTTAGAGGTACCAACAACTGTTGCTCCAG GCATTGAAAGTATTCGTCTTGCTGGTGGAAGTACACCGAATGCAGGTAGAGTCGAGGTATTTGTGAATGGTGAATGGGGAACGGTTTGTGACGACTCGTGGGATATCACCGACGCGCATGTCGTCTGTAGACAGCTGGGTTATCCAGGAGCTGTCCGTGCGAGATCCTCGGCGCACTACGGTGAAGGATCTGGAAGGATTTGGTTAGATAATGTGGCATGTGGTGTGTCATCGCTCTCTTTACAAGACTGTCCTAAAAGTGAAATTGGAGATCACAATTGCAATCATAAAGAAGATGCTGGTGTTGAATGTTTACCCTTAGAGGTACCAACAACTGCTGCTCCAG TCTCGCCTGAAACACTGCAATTTGTAGTGGCCCCGACTGATGTTACTGTTGAGGAGGGAGATGTTGTGCAGCTATTTTGTGAAGTCAACAACGAAGCAGCAAGTCGATTCTGGTTTAAAGGGATGAGTCAAATTTCATCAG AAGATTCCGAAGAAAGCGTTCATGTTACAATCGACGGGAATCTGATTTTCGTCAATACAGAGGTCGGGTTTACTGGCAGATACACATGTCTTGCCCGTTCTCCAAGTGGACAAGAAGCTAGAGCCTCGGCATTTTTAA CTGTTACTGCTCTGCACACTGCGACAAATGTTCCAAGCCGACAGCTTTATTTCTTGAAGCGCCCCGAAGACACCGAATTAGCTCTTGGAGATATAGTAGTATTCCATTGTGAAGTTGATGACGCGAGTGCTGAAATCACTTGGTTTAAAGATGATATCCAAATTGCTCAAG GGCTTATTAATGGACTAGTTCTGCTACGTGATAATAGCTTGATAATAACCGACATAGAGGTTCATCATCATGGGACCTACAAATGTGTTGCAACCAGCTCAGATAGCAGAAGAGCCGAAGTTACTGCACGGGCTT ACTTCCCTACTAGTTATGTGTTTGACTCAAAGCCAGGCGATGCAACGGTCTTTGATGGTGAAAATCATATTCTGACTTGTTCGTCCAGTATTGCAACGCTTCAACTGAGTTGGTTGAAGGACGGTTCGCCCTTGGTTTACAACCAACGCACCATTGAG ATAGTTGATCGCGTTCTTTTAAGAGACGTCACAGCTGACGACAGCGGTCTTTACGTTTGTGTTGCAGCCGACAGTGAAGGACATGTTGTTGCTCAGGCGAGAGCAGCAGTTGACGTTTTACCGCACACTCTGAACAATGATG ATTGCGGAATTGTTTCATCTCCCGAGGTCTTAGAAGATGCCAACACGAGAGGTGTACATAGTGGTCGTGTTGTTGGAGGGCGTGACGCTGGGAGAGGCTCCGCCCCATGGATGGCGAGGCTATTTCTAAGAGAAGGACTACACGGGCGTGGTGGCTTTGTATGTGGTGGGTCTCTCATAGACAGGCAATGGGTCGTAACAGCTGCTCATTGTTTTAACATTATTGAAAATTTGAGTGCCAGGCAATTATACGTAATACTGGGGGATCATGACACATTGGCAACAGAGGATAGCCAAATATACGTTTTGGTTGAGGCTTTCTACCTACACGAAGAATATGACATCAACACATTTAATAACGACATCGCTTTAATAAAATTAGCCACTCCCCTGCAGAGGTACAGCAGTTACGTACGACCAATATGCTTAGCAAACAGGACAATTGACAGAGAGCTCTTAGTCGTCGGTGTATCTGGACGAGTAAGCGGATGGGGAGCTACGACTGAGGGTGGTGCTCCATCCCTTTACCTACAAGAAGTGCAAATACCATTTATTCCATACCCTACATGCAAGGTAAATTTCCGTCCAAAATACgtttttacaaaaaatatgttCTGTGCTGGTTATGAAAGAGGTGGAGCTGATGCTTGTCAGGGAGACAGCGGTGGACCGTATGCAGTGGAGAAAGCTAGTCGTTGGTTCTTGATGGGTATTGTCAGTTGGGGAATTGGTTGCGGTCGACACGGTAGTTACGGGGCTTATACCAGATACTCAAAATATCACCAATGGGTAAAAAGAGTAATAACGAGCTATTAA
- the LOC139965376 gene encoding scavenger receptor cysteine-rich type 1 protein M130-like isoform X3, producing MTVLSRETFFLIITLSCWLCYSKVIQSIRLTGGPTENVGRVEVLVNGIWGTVCDDSWDIIDATVVCRQLGYPGAVRARSSALFGEGSGEGYGEGSGGGSGEGSVMIWLDNVACKKSSVSLQDCLKNDIGDINCDHGEDAAVECLPLEAASTVTPGIARIRLAGGSTPNAGRVEVYVNGEWGTVCDDSWDIIDAHVVCNQLGYPGAVRAESSAHYGEGSGRIWLDNVACAVSSLSLQDCPKSEIGDHNCNHKEDAGVECLPLDVPTTVAPGIARIRLAGGSIPNAGRVEVFVNGEWGTVCDDSWDITDAHVVCRQLGYPGAVRAELSAHYGEGSGRIWLDDVACAVSSLSLQDCLKSEIGDHNCDHKEDAGVECLPLEVPTTVAPGIASIRLAGGGSPNSGRVEVFVNGEWGTVCDDSWGITDAHVVCNQLGYPGAVRATSKAYYGEGSGRIWLDDVACGVSSLSLQDCPKSEIGDHNCNHKEDAGVECLPLEVPTTVAPGIASIRLAGGSSPNAGRVEVFVNGEWGTVCDDSWDITDAFVVCNQLGYPGAVRATSKAYYGEGSGRIWLDNVACAESSLSLQDCPKSEIGDHNCNHKEDAGVECLPLDVPTSVASGIASIRLAGGSSPNAGRVEVFVNGEWGTVCDHSWDITDANVVCRQLGYPGAVRARSSAHFGRGSGRIWLDDVACADSSLSLQDCPMSEIGVHNCNHKEDAGVKCLPLEVPTTVAPGIESIRLVDGSTPNAGRVEVFVNGEWGTVCDHSWDITDANVVCRQLGYPGAVRARSSAHFGRGSGRIWLDDVACADSSLSLQDCPMSEIGVHNCNHKEDAGVKCLPLEVPTTVAPGIASIRLVDGSTPNAGRVEVFVNGEWGTVCDHSWDITDAHVVCRQLGYPGAVRARSSAHYGEGSGRIWLDDVACADSSLSLQDCPMSEIGVHNCNHKEDAGVKCLPLEVPTTVAPGIASIRLVGGSSPNAGRVEVFVNGEWGTVCDNSWDINDAAVVCRQLGYPGAVRATSKAHYGEGSGRIWLDNVACGVSSLSLQDCPKSEIGDHNCNHKEDAGVECLPLEVPTTVAPVSPETLQFVVAPTDVTVEEGDVVQLFCEVNNEAASRFWFKGMSQISSEDSEESVHVTIDGNLIFVNTEVGFTGRYTCLARSPSGQEARASAFLTVTALHTATNVPSRQLYFLKRPEDTELALGDIVVFHCEVDDASAEITWFKDDIQIAQGLINGLVLLRDNSLIITDIEVHHHGTYKCVATSSDSRRAEVTARAYFPTSYVFDSKPGDATVFDGENHILTCSSSIATLQLSWLKDGSPLVYNQRTIEIVDRVLLRDVTADDSGLYVCVAADSEGHVVAQARAAVDVLPHTLNNDDCGIVSSPEVLEDANTRGVHSGRVVGGRDAGRGSAPWMARLFLREGLHGRGGFVCGGSLIDRQWVVTAAHCFNIIENLSARQLYVILGDHDTLATEDSQIYVLVEAFYLHEEYDINTFNNDIALIKLATPLQRYSSYVRPICLANRTIDRELLVVGVSGRVSGWGATTEGGAPSLYLQEVQIPFIPYPTCKVNFRPKYVFTKNMFCAGYERGGADACQGDSGGPYAVEKASRWFLMGIVSWGIGCGRHGSYGAYTRYSKYHQWVKRVITSY from the exons ATGACGGTATTAAGCAGAGAAACATTCTTCTTGATAATTACTTTGTCGTGTTGGTTGTGTTATTCAAAAG TCATTCAAAGCATTCGTCTCACTGGTGGACCAACGGAGAATGTTGGAAGAGTGGAAGTCTTGGTGAATGGAATATGGGGAACGGTTTGTGACGACTCATGGGATATTATTGATGCGACGGTTGTCTGTAGACAGCTTGGCTATCCAGGAGCTGTCCGGGCGAGATCTTCGGCGCTCTTTGGTGAAGGGTCTGGTGAAGGATATGGTGAAGGATCTGGAGGAGGATCTGGTGAAGGATCTGTAATGATCTGGTTAGATAATGTGGCATGCAAGAAGTCATCGGTTTCTTTACAAGACTGTCTTAAAAATGATATTGGAGACATTAATTGTGATCACGGTGAAGACGCTGCTGTGGAATGTTTACCATTGGAGGCTGCGTCAACTGTGACACCTG GCATTGCAAGAATTCGTCTTGCTGGTGGAAGTACACCAAATGCAGGTAGAGTCGAGGTATATGTGAATGGTGAATGGGGAACGGTTTGTGACGACTCGTGGGATATCATCGACGCGCATGTTGTCTGTAATCAGCTGGGCTATCCAGGAGCTGTCCGTGCGGAATCGTCAGCGCACTACGGTGAAGGATCTGGAAGGATTTGGTTAGATAATGTGGCATGTGCTGTGTCATCGCTTTCTTTACAGGACTGTCCTAAAAGTGAAATTGGGGATCACAATTGTAATCATAAAGAAGATGCTGGTGTTGAATGTTTACCCTTAGATGTTCCAACAACTGTTGCTCCAG GCATTGCAAGAATTCGTCTTGCTGGTGGAAGTATACCAAATGCAGGTAGAGTCGAGGTATTTGTGAATGGTGAATGGGGAACGGTTTGTGACGACTCGTGGGATATCACCGACGCGCATGTTGTCTGTAGACAGCTGGGCTATCCAGGAGCTGTTCGTGCGGAATTGTCAGCGCACTACGGTGAAGGATCTGGAAGGATTTGGTTAGATGATGTGGCATGTGCTGTGTCATCGCTTTCTTTACAGGACTGTCTTAAAAGTGAAATTGGAGATCACAATTGTGATCATAAAGAAGATGCTGGTGTTGAATGTTTACCCTTAGAGGTTCCAACAACTGTTGCTCCAG GCATTGCAAGTATTCGTCTTGCTGGTGGAGGTTCACCGAATTCAGGTAGAGTCGAGGTATTTGTGAATGGTGAATGGGGAACGGTTTGTGACGACTCGTGGGGTATCACCGACGCGCATGTTGTCTGTAATCAGCTGGGTTATCCAGGAGCTGTCCGTGCGACATCCAAAGCGTACTACGGTGAAGGATCTGGAAGGATTTGGTTAGATGATGTGGCATGTGGTGTGTCATCGCTTTCTTTACAAGACTGTCCTAAAAGTGAAATTGGAGATCACAATTGTAATCATAAAGAAGATGCTGGTGTTGAATGTTTACCCTTAGAGGTTCCAACAACTGTTGCTCCAG GCATTGCAAGTATTCGTCTTGCCGGTGGAAGTTCACCGAATGCAGGTAGAGTCGAAGTATTTGTGAATGGTGAATGGGGAACGGTTTGTGACGACTCGTGGGATATCACCGACGCGTTTGTTGTCTGTAATCAGCTGGGTTATCCAGGAGCTGTCCGTGCGACATCCAAAGCGTACTACGGTGAAGGATCTGGAAGGATTTGGTTAGATAATGTGGCATGTGCTGAGTCATCGCTCTCTTTACAAGACTGTCCTAAAAGTGAAATTGGGGATCACAATTGTAATCATAAAGAAGATGCTGGTGTTGAATGTTTACCCTTAGATGTTCCAACAAGTGTTGCTTCAG GCATTGCAAGTATTCGTCTTGCTGGTGGAAGTTCACCGAATGCAGGTAGAGTCGAAGTATTTGTGAATGGTGAATGGGGAACGGTTTGTGACCACTCGTGGGATATCACCGACGCGAATGTTGTCTGTAGACAGCTGGGCTATCCAGGAGCTGTCCGTGCGAGATCCTCGGCGCACTTTGGTAGAGGATCTGGAAGGATTTGGTTAGATGATGTGGCATGTGCTGATTCATCGCTTTCTTTACAAGACTGTCCTATGAGTGAAATTGGAGTTCACAATTGTAATCATAAAGAAGATGCTGGTGTTAAATGTTTACCTTTAGAGGTTCCAACAACTGTTGCTCCAG GCATTGAAAGTATTCGTCTTGTTGATGGAAGTACACCGAATGCAGGTAGAGTCGAAGTATTTGTGAATGGTGAATGGGGAACGGTTTGTGACCACTCGTGGGATATCACCGACGCGAATGTTGTCTGTAGACAGCTGGGCTATCCAGGAGCTGTCCGTGCGAGATCCTCGGCGCACTTTGGTAGAGGATCTGGAAGGATTTGGTTAGATGATGTGGCATGTGCTGATTCATCGCTTTCTTTACAAGACTGTCCTATGAGTGAAATTGGAGTTCACAATTGTAATCATAAAGAAGATGCTGGTGTTAAATGTTTACCTTTAGAGGTTCCAACAACTGTTGCTCCAG GCATTGCAAGTATTCGTCTTGTTGATGGAAGTACACCGAATGCAGGTAGAGTCGAAGTATTTGTGAATGGTGAATGGGGAACGGTTTGTGACCACTCGTGGGATATCACCGACGCGCATGTTGTCTGTAGACAGCTGGGCTATCCAGGAGCTGTCCGTGCGAGATCCTCGGCGCACTACGGTGAAGGATCTGGAAGGATTTGGTTAGATGATGTGGCATGTGCTGATTCATCGCTTTCTTTACAAGACTGTCCTATGAGTGAAATTGGAGTTCACAATTGTAATCATAAAGAAGATGCTGGTGTTAAATGTTTACCTTTAGAGGTTCCAACAACTGTTGCTCCAG GCATTGCAAGTATTCGTCTCGTTGGTGGAAGTTCACCGAATGCAGGTAGAGTCGAAGTATTTGTGAATGGTGAATGGGGAACGGTTTGTGACAACTCGTGGGATATCAACGACGCGGCGGTCGTCTGTAGACAGCTGGGTTATCCAGGAGCTGTCCGTGCGACATCCAAAGCGCACTACGGTGAAGGATCTGGAAGGATTTGGTTAGATAATGTGGCATGTGGTGTATCATCGCTTTCTTTACAAGACTGTCCTAAAAGTGAAATTGGAGATCACAATTGTAATCATAAAGAAGATGCTGGTGTTGAATGTTTACCCTTAGAGGTTCCAACAACTGTTGCTCCAG TCTCGCCTGAAACACTGCAATTTGTAGTGGCCCCGACTGATGTTACTGTTGAGGAGGGAGATGTTGTGCAGCTATTTTGTGAAGTCAACAACGAAGCAGCAAGTCGATTCTGGTTTAAAGGGATGAGTCAAATTTCATCAG AAGATTCCGAAGAAAGCGTTCATGTTACAATCGACGGGAATCTGATTTTCGTCAATACAGAGGTCGGGTTTACTGGCAGATACACATGTCTTGCCCGTTCTCCAAGTGGACAAGAAGCTAGAGCCTCGGCATTTTTAA CTGTTACTGCTCTGCACACTGCGACAAATGTTCCAAGCCGACAGCTTTATTTCTTGAAGCGCCCCGAAGACACCGAATTAGCTCTTGGAGATATAGTAGTATTCCATTGTGAAGTTGATGACGCGAGTGCTGAAATCACTTGGTTTAAAGATGATATCCAAATTGCTCAAG GGCTTATTAATGGACTAGTTCTGCTACGTGATAATAGCTTGATAATAACCGACATAGAGGTTCATCATCATGGGACCTACAAATGTGTTGCAACCAGCTCAGATAGCAGAAGAGCCGAAGTTACTGCACGGGCTT ACTTCCCTACTAGTTATGTGTTTGACTCAAAGCCAGGCGATGCAACGGTCTTTGATGGTGAAAATCATATTCTGACTTGTTCGTCCAGTATTGCAACGCTTCAACTGAGTTGGTTGAAGGACGGTTCGCCCTTGGTTTACAACCAACGCACCATTGAG ATAGTTGATCGCGTTCTTTTAAGAGACGTCACAGCTGACGACAGCGGTCTTTACGTTTGTGTTGCAGCCGACAGTGAAGGACATGTTGTTGCTCAGGCGAGAGCAGCAGTTGACGTTTTACCGCACACTCTGAACAATGATG ATTGCGGAATTGTTTCATCTCCCGAGGTCTTAGAAGATGCCAACACGAGAGGTGTACATAGTGGTCGTGTTGTTGGAGGGCGTGACGCTGGGAGAGGCTCCGCCCCATGGATGGCGAGGCTATTTCTAAGAGAAGGACTACACGGGCGTGGTGGCTTTGTATGTGGTGGGTCTCTCATAGACAGGCAATGGGTCGTAACAGCTGCTCATTGTTTTAACATTATTGAAAATTTGAGTGCCAGGCAATTATACGTAATACTGGGGGATCATGACACATTGGCAACAGAGGATAGCCAAATATACGTTTTGGTTGAGGCTTTCTACCTACACGAAGAATATGACATCAACACATTTAATAACGACATCGCTTTAATAAAATTAGCCACTCCCCTGCAGAGGTACAGCAGTTACGTACGACCAATATGCTTAGCAAACAGGACAATTGACAGAGAGCTCTTAGTCGTCGGTGTATCTGGACGAGTAAGCGGATGGGGAGCTACGACTGAGGGTGGTGCTCCATCCCTTTACCTACAAGAAGTGCAAATACCATTTATTCCATACCCTACATGCAAGGTAAATTTCCGTCCAAAATACgtttttacaaaaaatatgttCTGTGCTGGTTATGAAAGAGGTGGAGCTGATGCTTGTCAGGGAGACAGCGGTGGACCGTATGCAGTGGAGAAAGCTAGTCGTTGGTTCTTGATGGGTATTGTCAGTTGGGGAATTGGTTGCGGTCGACACGGTAGTTACGGGGCTTATACCAGATACTCAAAATATCACCAATGGGTAAAAAGAGTAATAACGAGCTATTAA